In Gloeocapsa sp. DLM2.Bin57, the following are encoded in one genomic region:
- the trpS gene encoding tryptophan--tRNA ligase, whose protein sequence is MSKKRVLSGVQPTGNLHLGNYLGAIRNWSQIQDQYDNFFCVVDLHAITVPHDPTTLAEDTYTIAALYLACGISLEYSTIFVQSHISAHSELAWLLNCITPLNWLERMIQFKEKAVKQGENVSVGLLDYPVLMAADILLYDADLVPVGEDQKQHLELTRDIVVRFNDKFAAPDTPVLKMPNPLIREEGARIMSISDGTRKMSKSDPSDLSRINLLDPPELIEKKIKKAKTDPIKGLWFDDPERPECDNLLTLYRILSQKSKTEVINQCQDLGWGQFKPLLIETVIEALRPIQSKYQSIKEDKTYLDNVLKEGAIKASAVANQTLIKVKNALGYLPSL, encoded by the coding sequence ATGAGTAAAAAAAGAGTCCTCTCAGGAGTACAACCAACAGGAAATTTACATCTAGGTAACTATTTAGGAGCTATTCGCAACTGGTCACAAATACAAGACCAGTATGATAACTTTTTCTGTGTAGTTGACTTACACGCTATCACAGTACCCCATGATCCAACTACCCTAGCAGAAGATACCTATACCATCGCTGCTCTCTATCTAGCTTGTGGTATTTCTTTAGAATATTCAACTATTTTTGTACAATCTCATATCAGTGCTCATAGTGAATTAGCCTGGTTGTTAAACTGTATTACTCCTTTGAATTGGTTAGAGAGAATGATTCAGTTTAAAGAAAAAGCAGTTAAACAGGGAGAAAACGTCAGCGTTGGTTTACTAGATTATCCCGTATTAATGGCAGCGGATATTCTTCTCTATGACGCGGATTTAGTACCCGTAGGAGAAGATCAAAAACAACACCTAGAATTAACCCGGGATATCGTCGTCAGATTTAACGATAAATTTGCTGCACCTGATACACCAGTGTTGAAAATGCCTAATCCTCTTATTCGTGAAGAGGGAGCAAGAATTATGAGCATTAGCGATGGAACAAGAAAAATGTCAAAATCTGACCCCTCTGACTTGAGTCGGATTAACCTATTAGATCCTCCCGAATTAATCGAGAAGAAAATTAAAAAAGCCAAAACAGATCCTATTAAAGGACTTTGGTTTGATGATCCAGAACGTCCCGAATGTGATAACCTATTGACACTATATAGAATACTTTCGCAAAAATCTAAAACAGAGGTAATTAACCAATGTCAAGATCTCGGGTGGGGACAATTTAAACCCCTCCTCATCGAGACGGTTATCGAAGCGTTGCGACCAATTCAAAGTAAATATCAAAGTATCAAAGAAGATAAAACTTATCTAGACAATGTCTTAAAAGAAGGCGCAATCAAAGCTAGTGCAGTAGCCAATCAAACCCTTATCAAAGTTAAAAATGCCCTGGGTTATTTACCCAGTTTATAA
- a CDS encoding histidine triad nucleotide-binding protein, giving the protein MTETIFTKIINREIPATIVYEDELAIAFKDINPQAPTHILVIPKKVITKLDEATPTDQALLGHLLLCIPKIAQEQGLSDGYRVVINNGDLGGQTVYHLHIHILGGRQMTWPPG; this is encoded by the coding sequence ATGACAGAGACAATATTTACCAAAATTATCAATCGAGAAATACCCGCTACCATCGTCTATGAAGACGAGTTGGCGATCGCATTTAAAGACATCAACCCTCAAGCACCAACTCATATTCTCGTTATCCCTAAAAAAGTTATAACCAAACTAGACGAAGCTACTCCCACAGATCAAGCACTCTTAGGTCACTTACTACTGTGTATCCCCAAAATAGCCCAAGAACAAGGATTAAGTGATGGTTATCGCGTAGTTATTAATAACGGCGACTTAGGAGGTCAAACGGTTTATCACCTACATATACATATTTTAGGTGGACGTCAAATGACTTGGCCCCCGGGTTGA
- a CDS encoding type 2 isopentenyl-diphosphate Delta-isomerase: MSNTQTRKADHLRICLEEDVQFRHLTNGLERYHFVHCCLPEINRSEIDLTTKFLNKELGAPLLISSMTGGTEQAKTINFRLAQIAQKYKLAMGVGSQRILIEKPEVANTFSVREVAPDIPLYANIGAVQLNYDYGVEECVKIVNILQADGLILHLNPLQESIQAQGDTNFKGLLDKISNLCWSTSVPIIVKEVGNGISGEMATKLINAGVNAIDVAGTGGTSWAKVESQRATDSLRQRLGETFAEWGLPTANCLLAIRQINSEIPLIASGGLRNGLEIAKAIALGADLAGMAQPFLKAAAESSETIEELVQLLIAEITTVLFCTGNSTIDELKQSEALQEIVA; the protein is encoded by the coding sequence ATGAGTAACACCCAGACGCGCAAAGCCGATCACTTGCGCATCTGTCTGGAAGAAGATGTACAATTTCGACATCTAACCAATGGGCTAGAGCGTTATCACTTTGTTCACTGTTGTTTACCAGAAATAAATCGCTCTGAAATCGACTTAACAACTAAATTTTTAAACAAAGAATTAGGCGCACCCTTGCTCATTTCTTCTATGACAGGTGGAACCGAACAAGCCAAAACTATTAATTTTCGTCTGGCTCAAATTGCGCAAAAATATAAACTAGCTATGGGGGTTGGCTCTCAAAGGATTCTGATTGAAAAACCAGAGGTAGCCAATACCTTCTCAGTGCGGGAAGTTGCCCCTGATATCCCTCTTTACGCTAATATTGGCGCGGTACAGCTTAATTATGACTATGGCGTTGAAGAATGCGTCAAAATAGTCAACATCTTGCAAGCTGATGGGCTGATTCTCCATTTAAACCCTTTACAAGAATCGATTCAAGCTCAAGGTGATACCAATTTTAAAGGATTACTTGACAAAATCAGTAACTTATGCTGGAGTACCTCAGTACCGATAATCGTTAAAGAAGTAGGTAACGGTATTTCAGGAGAAATGGCAACTAAACTGATTAACGCAGGAGTTAACGCTATAGACGTAGCCGGAACCGGGGGAACATCTTGGGCAAAAGTAGAAAGTCAAAGGGCTACCGATAGTCTGAGACAACGCTTAGGGGAAACTTTCGCAGAATGGGGTTTACCAACGGCTAATTGTCTATTGGCAATTCGTCAGATTAATAGCGAAATACCTTTAATCGCTTCGGGAGGTTTACGCAATGGTTTAGAAATAGCCAAAGCGATCGCCCTAGGAGCAGATTTAGCAGGAATGGCTCAACCCTTCCTCAAAGCTGCTGCAGAATCTAGCGAAACCATCGAAGAACTAGTACAATTGCTCATCGCTGAAATAACCACAGTGCTATTTTGTACAGGAAATAGTACCATAGATGAACTAAAACAATCCGAAGCACTACAGGAGATAGTAGCTTAA